In a single window of the uncultured Dysgonomonas sp. genome:
- a CDS encoding DoxX family membrane protein, with protein MNEQTSYSRAQTFWLVVLRLLIGWHFLYEGIVKILNSGWSAYPYLMDSQGFFAEYFHNLAADPGFLAVSNYINIYGLTLIGLGLILGCFSRAASIGGIVFLALYYLSHPPFIGATYMMPTEGSYLWIDKNMIEIGALMVLFYFPTSQIIGLDRYINKLFKRK; from the coding sequence ATGAACGAACAGACATCTTACTCACGCGCCCAGACGTTTTGGCTGGTAGTACTACGGCTACTAATCGGATGGCATTTCTTATACGAGGGAATCGTAAAAATTCTAAATTCGGGCTGGTCAGCCTATCCTTACCTGATGGACTCTCAGGGATTTTTTGCCGAATACTTTCATAATTTAGCCGCAGACCCGGGATTTTTAGCGGTATCCAACTATATTAATATATATGGATTAACACTAATCGGATTAGGACTAATATTAGGATGTTTCTCACGCGCTGCTTCTATCGGAGGTATCGTATTTCTTGCACTATACTATCTTTCACACCCACCTTTTATCGGAGCCACTTATATGATGCCTACCGAGGGCTCTTATCTTTGGATAGATAAAAATATGATTGAAATAGGAGCATTGATGGTGCTGTTCTATTTTCCTACCTCCCAAATTATTGGTTTGGACCGATACATCAATAAATTATTTAAACGCAAATAA
- a CDS encoding Gfo/Idh/MocA family oxidoreductase, producing the protein MTLSSSQPKIRFGVIGTNFIVDKVLEGASFDSRFELTAIYSRTQEKADEFARKHNVPHTFTSLEAMAASGLIDAVYIASPNSLHASQSILFMQHGKHVLCEKPFASNTKEVKGMIAASRKNNVTLMEAMKPSLTPNFKALKNHISEIGTIRRYFSCYCQYSSRYDKLKEGVVLNAFDPTLSNGAVMDLGVYTIFPMVALFGRPLKISATGLKLSTGADGQGAVNLEYEGMNATVLYSKIADSALPTEIQGEDGTITADRINIIGKVSLKNRNGEEKIISSTDVIHEYYYEVAEFINLIQEGKRESEINSHENSLITIEIVDEIRKQLGVKYPADDK; encoded by the coding sequence ATGACATTAAGTAGCTCACAGCCTAAAATCCGTTTCGGAGTGATAGGCACTAATTTCATTGTAGACAAAGTCCTGGAAGGTGCGAGTTTTGATTCCCGCTTCGAATTGACAGCGATATACTCCCGCACACAGGAAAAAGCCGATGAATTTGCGCGTAAGCACAATGTTCCACACACATTTACCTCATTGGAAGCAATGGCTGCAAGCGGGCTAATCGATGCCGTATATATTGCCTCTCCCAACTCATTGCATGCTTCGCAGAGCATTTTGTTTATGCAGCACGGAAAGCATGTTTTGTGTGAAAAACCTTTTGCGTCCAATACTAAAGAAGTGAAAGGAATGATAGCTGCATCGCGAAAGAATAATGTTACATTGATGGAGGCTATGAAACCCAGCCTTACTCCCAATTTTAAAGCACTGAAAAATCATATCAGCGAGATAGGGACTATCAGAAGGTATTTTTCCTGTTATTGCCAGTATTCATCACGTTACGATAAACTAAAAGAAGGAGTTGTGCTGAATGCTTTCGATCCTACACTTTCAAATGGTGCCGTAATGGATCTGGGAGTATACACTATATTTCCGATGGTAGCCTTATTTGGCCGTCCTCTGAAAATAAGTGCCACCGGGCTGAAACTATCTACAGGAGCAGACGGACAAGGTGCTGTGAATCTCGAATATGAGGGGATGAATGCTACCGTACTTTATTCCAAAATTGCCGATTCGGCCTTACCGACAGAGATACAGGGTGAAGATGGAACAATAACGGCGGATAGGATAAATATTATAGGCAAAGTCTCACTTAAAAACAGAAACGGAGAAGAAAAGATAATAAGTTCTACGGATGTAATACATGAATATTATTACGAAGTGGCCGAATTCATTAATTTGATCCAGGAAGGAAAACGCGAGTCGGAAATTAATAGCCATGAAAACTCACTTATAACCATAGAAATAGTAGATGAAATAAGAAAACAGCTAGGAGTTAAATATCCTGCTGATGACAAATGA